DNA from Brachionichthys hirsutus isolate HB-005 chromosome 3, CSIRO-AGI_Bhir_v1, whole genome shotgun sequence:
TCAGAGAGACGGTAACGTTTGATTCGTGAATAAAACCCATCTGTCCGTGGTTGCTGAGTTGTGAATGTCACACTTCCAGTTAGTGAGCGCTGTGCCACAATGGCTACAATCTTTACGCTATCTCAGCTCCACACCCTTACGTCTTGGCTCCGTTTCTAAAGTGTGCGGCATCCACACATCACACAGCAATGAAACTCAAATCATTACAGACACATATGGTACTGTTCAAAGACACACCAACACATAAATAAACACGGTCTGTTCAGTCCTTTTGTATATTCTATTCCAACATAGGCCTTGAAGGTGAGAAACCTTCTGACCAGGGTTTCACTGCTCTCCTGTGGGTTTTGTGGGTTTTGCTAAACCGTCTCCTACTCTCTGCAGctggcaaacacacaccctgcagaCATATTATGATTCACTTATAAATTTGCAGGCTGCCATTGTACCGCTGCAACAGCCAGAGATATAGATGCCATGTATACTGTATAGAAGATAGATTAATTATTGCAGCATGTGTTGCTTcctgtgtaaaataaatcattcacaCAAGAATCCAGTGTGGGTACATATGTTTCTGTTCCACATCAGAAACACTGAAGATGCTTAATCTGCCTCTCATTATCAACTTTTGATGCACAACTGTGCGTTAAACGTTTAAAGATTGAACAGTGAACAAATCAGTCACACTCAAGTATACATTTGGAATTTtcacagaaaaatgcatttaaattcaggTCACTTTTCATAAAGACATCATTATTTTAAAGTCCAATTTTCAGATAGTGATTTATGACTACATATTGGATGGACTTATCCCAACAGCCTCTGTTGTGGTTTGTGAGTATAATAGCTTTTAAATCAAACAAAAGTTCACACAAACAAATCAGACAGATCaggtgtgatgtcattgttcCACGGTGATACACCAACACTGACGCCTACTCCTTGTTGCAGCAGGAGGATTCATGGCTTTGCTCATATTTTGCCAGCTAGACTCTGTattctgtgtttctttgctCAGTCATTTATGCTTTCATTCTTAGAGCTACTAACTCACCATCAATTCTCCAGGCATGGAAGAGTtaaaattattgtaattttatCCTTGACCATTTTAATCAAGAGGCTGTTGATGATGTCAGATCGAAACTGCATCCAACTCAAGGTCACTTAATGGTCAACAGAAACACATACATGCGTGCatacatgcaacacacacacacacatactatcGACATGTATAATAAATCAAAGCAGCAACTTCCACGTGAGTCAATGGGATTCAGTGAAAATGATTAGACGCTTTTCCTCTCAGGGGCAACGGTGAGGTTGCCGGTCGGATCGTTGCTCAGAATGCAGTTAATCTTCCAACCTGAGGTAAAGCTAGTTTTGCTGTTTGCATTGGGACCACACTTCCATCTGGGTGTGTGTGACTCCGGAAACAGCGAAGATGCAGCATTGTGTGTCTCAAGAGTTGACTTACTTGAAATCACAAAGTATAATGTGTTTGACAGAATTCAGATGGTCTGGAATCAGAAGTTAAGTCCTACTTTATTTCACGTCTGCCACCTGAATTGGATTTTGTAGTTTTTGTTCTTCACTTTAACCACGAGCTTTTAACCAGGGCAAGAGTTCATGTGCATTAAGTGCAGACACAAACAATCAGTCTAAAAGCAACACCGGCTGTttggggtttgcatgttctccatcTGTCCACAGTGATTTCCTCCTGGTTCTTAGATTTCTTCCTACAGACTAAATGCAAGCAGGCTAGATGAAATGGAAACTCTAAATTTTAAAGGAGGTGTGAAAGGATCTGTCATGCCTCTGGCCAAGGAGGTATATCAAACATTTGCATTGACTTTGTGTCACTCTACTAGAGAACCTTACAGCATAATCTACACCAACTACTCCCACAGCTGGAAATATTTTGATGGCACATTTATGTGCAACATATTTTCTACCAAACAGTCTAAGATTTCATTCAAAGTAGCTCCAGGGAGACAGGGTGAAGAAGTTTGTTTTACGTTAACTCATTTCATTGTGGGACATTATAGACTCTCACAATTATACGCAGAAAGAAACTTCACGGAGAAAATGGGTGGAGTCTATCTCTATATTATCGTCCAATTTTCCATGTGTATAGATGTGTGGGCATGTAAATATGTGTCAGGAGTCTTGTAAATGAGCTTCTGATAAAAGTTAAAAGCTTTGCCACGGGCCAGAGGAGGCCTGTGTCCGGTTCATCCAACGATCAAATGAGTAAGATATTATAGCCGagccaagtgtgtgtgttcatattgccccccccccccccccccccactactaccaaacacacacacagtgtgtgtagtctctttcctgttgttctgtccCTACTTCAATGTCTTATGTGGTTAGTGCTGTAAAGAACAACTTTGAGGACTTTATTGCTTATCCCAAAGGAATTGTCTCGCTTTTCCTAAATAAACTTAAACATATAACTTACATGTCATGATATACGAAGATGACATTTGCACTATTGATTATCTGTAAGAGTCATAAAGAatttaagtgtttaaaattgAATACTGTAAATACACCGGAAATTTGCCAAATTATGCCCCAGCATGGGGAAACCCATTGACCCGGTAAAGTATTTAACCCTGTATAATGCCAAATCATTGCAATATGCCAAAGAAAACGGTTTTTAAAATTAGAtatgttttaaacaaaaaaaaaacacatgtcgTACGCCCACTCCATTCACTCCCTTTATCTTTATGTCCACCACTTATGTCCAAGGAATAATCCTATTGCTGTAGTTTCTATGGGAAgtcacagacaggaagaagcACACGTGCAGCATTAGAATATCCGAAAAGCTCTCGTCTTCTTCCCACAGTGATATAAGcagatgacatcacagggtGGTCCGCTCTGCATTGAGCTGAGCTGAGCCACGCCGAGTGGGTCTCCGCTGGTCTGCCAAACAGATGGCGGTAGCAAAAATAATGAGGTTTGGTCTCAAATGGCAAGATGCTGAACAGATGTTGTCCAGCAGGGTTAAGGTTCATACATGACTGCCACTTCATATTGTTGCAAAAGCATGCACTACTCTTCATtcagctttcagttatcaacctcctttattgtggaatcagctccctgattcggttTGTGAAGCAGACACCATcgtatgttcaagagtagactagactttcctttttagctcatggttaatcaatacaattatCAATATGTTGTCATAGGCCAACACTGGTGGCATATCCTCCTATAACACACTGATCTCCtccatctggttattcatgttataaataatgctctatctctctctctctcatatatatagaaataaaattcaattGAATTTGTCTCCGTATAAAATACCTTTAATAGTCTTATGGATCAGACTCCTTTACATGCATGTCTGAAAATGATTCTGAAATGTCTGACATTGAGACAGGAATTTGTTGTTAATGGCAATAATCAGATGTGATCAATCATGATTAATCACAAGTTTAAAATACTAGTATTTACTTGCTTTTGGAGTGTTAACAAATTAATGAGATTTCCTTCTTTATGTCGACTTGCATTTGTCCTATAACATTCTGTGAGATTTGCAATGactgaatgtaaatattttcttcACATTATGCCCCTAGATGAAATGTCAGAGAGTCCTCACCTACCTGCGGATAATTGGGACCGCCATGTTCGGCGTGTCCCTCCTGGTCGGTATCTCCACGGCCTACATCATGGGCTACCAGTTCTTCACCACAGCTGGCAATCACCTGTCCTTCGGCCTGTACGGAGCCATTttggtcatccacctcatcaTTCAAAGCCTGTTTGCGCTCCTAGAACACAGAAACATGCGGCGATCCTTAGAGACGCCCATCAAACTGAATAAATCCTTGGCATTGTGCATTGCGTCATATCAAGAGGACCCAGACTACCTGAGAAAATGCCTTGTTTCAGTAAAGAGGCTGACGTACCCGGGGATCAAAGTAATCATGGTGATTGACGGGAACTCGGAGGATGACGTGTACATGATGGACATTTTTAAAGAGGTCATGGGACGGGACAAAGCGGCCACGTATGTGTGGCGGAGCAACTTTCATCACAGAGCACCTGAGGAGACAGACGAGAGTTACGCTGAGAGCGTCCAGCACATAACCAGGCTGTTACTGAACaacaagtgtgtgtgcatcatgCAGAAGTGGGGAGGAAAGCGAGAGGTGATGTACACACCCTTCAAGGCACTGGGGAGGAGCGTCGACTATGTGCAGGTAAGACATAGAAACTAGAAGCGCATATAGAGGGATTTGAAAGTAAGCAATACATGTATAACGGGGGGAAACTGGGTGAACTAGTGACTGGTGGTGCACATTAGACACCATTAGTGTATATAACAGGTGAGACATTAATTTCAGGCACATGTACCTCCATGTCTTGCAGATGTACAGCATAGATAGTATAAAGGTGAGACAAGGACAGCTGACAATATGATGGAGCAGGATAAGGGCTGTTCCAATTCAAATATGAGGTTTTGCATAAAGTCCCCTGTGTTGTTTTTGAATGAAGGACAGTGGCAGTAGCTGAGCTGATAACAGATCTGTTTCACAAAGCTGAGTGCGACATTACCGACAACAGATGAGTGGCATTCGCAGGTCAAAACTCTGCATTTTAAATTAGGTGTTTATCAAATAGCCTGAGCACTCACTGCTGTGAAGGAACACATATCTTTATCGCATATCGTTGTGAAGGAATAAAGTACATTAAACCTCGTGAAATCAGTGAAACAATAATAACAGGTGCATGTGAATAGCACTTCAATGAGGTCTTTGGAAAAGTCAGTTCTTAAAATTGTGTAGCTGGGTGATACAATGTCATAACAGTGTGGTAATGTAGCTTAAAATATAACCAGGAGATAAGAAATGAATTACAGCACAGGTTGGGCAGCCCACAGGCTGATGAAGTGCCAGGAGGCAGTGAATGTTAGAAATACAGATATACAGGATAAGTGGCCATGAACGATGAGCATAGTTCAAATAAAATTAACTAATCagatacgtttttttttattactcatCACACATCATTATTAAGTGTCGTTAAAACTAACCATTGCCTAGTATAATACAGTCACAGACCAAGGCAGggaagaacccaaatgcacgacaatGAGAATCCAgcaactgagctttattgttcttTACCAGGTATAGTCCAAAgtagcagacaaatcaggacaGGGGCAGGCATGAGGTAGTTCTAAAAaccaggcagaggtcacaaaccaggtaatcagaagaggcaggcaggcagatcccgaggggcaggcaaagagaaggaatccaggaatcaggcagggtcaaaaCATAGAAGCGCAATTTGGAACACTTGAAAGTAGGAAACATCAAtaacaatctggcaagggttTGGcatctgagctgagtatatgtagagtcagggctgatgatagattagctgcaggtgaacatggaagcacaggtgaccggaatgagctgattaaAGTTTAGCGGATCATTTTGTTTAGGACTTGATGTTGCATTGAAAACTTGCTGCTTGCACTGATGAGAAAGGAACTTTAAAACAATCTTTTTGGTGTAGACTTGATCCAAAGTCATCACTAACATTTCTTCAACTCTGGTCGCCATGGCTGTTTCATTGATCATTTGTACATTTCTGGTGTAAATATTGAGGTAAACTGACTTGGTGAAATAATCCACCGGCCTAAACCCAACATGTcactttgtatttgttttataataTTCTTTTAGTAATATTTGGCGAGAGTtacaaaaatacatattttctgtatcaaatatgatTACCTAATCATAAAGTTTGTTGTTGACgatgatgattttatttttgttggacaGTCAAAACCATTTGAGACTGAAACCTCTTGTAACAAGATGCCAGCAGCCATGCCAGTACCCGGCGGAATGTTTTTTCCTATCATCAGCTTCTGCTTTCAGTAGTTGTGTTTTGTTAATATTTTGGGCtccaggttttattttatttcatcactggTTTTTGTAAGGGAAGAAAATGACCATATATAGAACAAACTGAAGAGATTTGCAAAAAGAAGATACTCTCCATATAAAAAGATATTCCCTATTCCACTGCGGTCCTGAAAGGACAGAAGCTTGACCCAAATCCATCCTTAGAATCTGCATACCGTTTTAAAGGGCAGTGGCACTCAACACTTATACACACTATTTATTATATTCATTACAGTTTGTGTTCACTCTCTTAGGTCTGTGACTCTGACACCATGTTGGACCCAGCATCATCAGTGGAGATGGTGAAGGTTCTAGAAGAAGACCCAATGGTAGGAGGTGTCGGAGGAGATGTGCAGGTTAGTTAcaaattgcatttaaattccGGGGTTTTCTCATCAAGTACTGTTACGTTAAACTTCTGCCACTACCATTTTGCTAATACATTTCTCCTTAGATTCTCAACAAGTATGAATCGTGGATCTCCTTCCTGAGCAGTGTGCGATACTGGATGGCCTTCAACATTGAGCGGGCTTGCCAGTCGTACTTTGGTTGTGTCCAGTGCATCAGTGGGCCTTTAGGAATGTACCGGAACTCCCTCTTAAATGAGTTCCTTGAAGACTGGTACAATCAGACTTTCATGGGATCCCACTGCAGTTTTGGGGATGACCGCCATCTCACAAACAGAGTTCTGAGCCTTGGGTATGCAACCAAATACACAGCTCGATCAAAGTGCCTCACCGAGACACCGATTACATACCTGCGGTGGCTCAATCAACAGACTCGATGGAGTAAGTCATATTTCAGAGAATGGCTATACAACTCTATGTGGTTCCACAAACACCATCTATGGATGACTTATGAAGCTGTAATCACGGGcttctttccatttttcctcATTGCCACAGCGATCCAGCTCTTCTACCAAGGAAGACTGTGGAATATTATGTTGTTTTTACTCATTGTGCAGGGTGTAGCACTGATCAAGTCTTTGTTTGCCAGCTGCCTCAGAGGTAACATAGTCATGGTGTTCATGTCGTTCTACTCTGTACTGTATATGTCAAGCCTGTTGCCAGCTAAAATGTTTGCTATTGCAACAATCAACAAATCCGGATGGGGGACCTCTGGGAGGAAAACGATCGTAGTGAACTTTATTGGTCTGATTCCCATATCGGTTTGGTTCACCATCCTTTTCATTGGGATCATCTACACAGTAA
Protein-coding regions in this window:
- the has2 gene encoding hyaluronan synthase 2, yielding MKCQRVLTYLRIIGTAMFGVSLLVGISTAYIMGYQFFTTAGNHLSFGLYGAILVIHLIIQSLFALLEHRNMRRSLETPIKLNKSLALCIASYQEDPDYLRKCLVSVKRLTYPGIKVIMVIDGNSEDDVYMMDIFKEVMGRDKAATYVWRSNFHHRAPEETDESYAESVQHITRLLLNNKCVCIMQKWGGKREVMYTPFKALGRSVDYVQVCDSDTMLDPASSVEMVKVLEEDPMVGGVGGDVQILNKYESWISFLSSVRYWMAFNIERACQSYFGCVQCISGPLGMYRNSLLNEFLEDWYNQTFMGSHCSFGDDRHLTNRVLSLGYATKYTARSKCLTETPITYLRWLNQQTRWSKSYFREWLYNSMWFHKHHLWMTYEAVITGFFPFFLIATAIQLFYQGRLWNIMLFLLIVQGVALIKSLFASCLRGNIVMVFMSFYSVLYMSSLLPAKMFAIATINKSGWGTSGRKTIVVNFIGLIPISVWFTILFIGIIYTVILQTRKPFPESEKLILIIGAVVYASYWVMLLVLYTVLINKCGKRKKETHYDMVLDV